In a single window of the Dehalococcoidales bacterium genome:
- a CDS encoding YidC/Oxa1 family membrane protein insertase, protein MDAGVIWDTVVLSPMINVLIVISDYLLNSFGLTIIIFTMIIRGVMYPLTRRQLKASKGMQELQPKIAEIRKKFAKDKQRRAKEEMALMKQSGVSPAGCLLPMLIQMPVWIALYQSIIRVLAATPEEFLNLSRHLYDTWPQVFYLVPLESKFLWLDLSVPDTMMLMPILVGGSMWLQQKMMTPESADPAQQAQGRMMLWMMPLMFAFFTLQFPSGLALYWVASNIISIVMQYFISGWGGLSTLFGGRKVEDTRKPPKRYAPIEYKQTGKHAGDADIVVARPSEEEGSDDETTGDQREDRGRGYSDSYESTKRQSRRDKGRRPKRR, encoded by the coding sequence TAGTTTCGGGTTGACGATAATCATCTTCACCATGATTATCCGGGGCGTGATGTATCCCCTTACCCGGAGGCAACTCAAGGCGAGCAAAGGAATGCAGGAACTCCAGCCGAAGATTGCCGAAATCCGTAAAAAATTCGCCAAGGACAAGCAGCGGCGTGCCAAGGAAGAGATGGCACTGATGAAGCAATCGGGCGTAAGTCCCGCCGGCTGCCTGCTGCCGATGCTCATTCAGATGCCTGTCTGGATTGCCCTCTATCAGTCCATAATCCGGGTGCTGGCGGCAACCCCGGAGGAGTTCCTGAACCTCTCGCGGCATCTCTATGACACCTGGCCACAGGTGTTCTATCTGGTCCCGCTGGAGAGCAAGTTCCTCTGGCTGGACCTGTCGGTCCCGGATACTATGATGCTGATGCCCATACTCGTTGGCGGGTCTATGTGGCTCCAGCAGAAGATGATGACACCGGAGTCGGCCGACCCTGCCCAACAAGCCCAGGGCCGGATGATGCTCTGGATGATGCCGCTGATGTTCGCCTTTTTCACCCTGCAGTTCCCCAGTGGCCTGGCCCTGTACTGGGTGGCATCGAACATTATCAGCATTGTCATGCAGTATTTCATCAGCGGCTGGGGAGGCCTGTCCACGCTGTTTGGTGGCAGGAAAGTGGAAGACACCCGGAAACCTCCGAAACGCTATGCCCCGATAGAGTATAAACAAACAGGAAAACACGCCGGTGATGCCGATATAGTAGTAGCAAGACCGTCAGAGGAAGAGGGGTCGGATGATGAAACCACTGGAGATCAGCGCGAAGACCGTGGAAGAGGCTATTCAGATAGCTATGAATCAACTAAACGCCAGTCGCGAAGAGATAAAGGTCGACGTCCTAAGCGAAGGTAA